One window from the genome of Cyprinus carpio isolate SPL01 chromosome B1, ASM1834038v1, whole genome shotgun sequence encodes:
- the LOC109098909 gene encoding polyadenylate-binding protein-interacting protein 2B-like, which produces MPEPADINSPEVAKTPGGGSGSGKDENVVNGHKEGDANPFAEYMWMENEEEYNRQVEEELLEQEFLERCFQEMLEEEDQDWFIPARDLPSGVGQIQQQLSGLSVSDGNAEDIARKSSLNPEAKEFVPGVKY; this is translated from the exons ATGCCGG AACCTGCTGATATTAACAGTCCAGAGGTAGCAAAGACACCAGGAGGAGGCAGCGGATCAGGAAAGGATGAGAATGTTGTGAATGGACACAAGGAGGGGGACGCAAACCCCTTTGCGGAGTACATGTGGATGGAGAACGAGGAGGAGTACAATAGACAG GTGGAGGAGGAACTGTTGGAGCAGGAGTTTCTTGAGCGCTGTTTCCAGGAGATGTTGGAGGAGGAGGATCAGGATTGGTTTATTCCGGCCAGAGACCTTCCCTCTGGAGTAGGGCAGATCCAACAGCAGCTTAGCGGGCTGTCGGTCAGTGACGGAAACGCCGAAGACATTGCA CGCAAGAGCAGCTTGAACCCAGAGGCCAAGGAGTTTGTTCCAGGCGTGAAATACTAG
- the dok1a gene encoding docking protein 2, whose amino-acid sequence MDTHRKQGEVYLQHQKHGEKWKRYWLTLHPASRHGVARLELSEAVRERSTVVVRRHPEKKVVRLADCVTVVKLPPHAEACPGENMAAFCVETEDKRLVFAAEKESCGEWVDIICNIAFQKHTKSAPQPVPLMEDNQIYMSREQLSEFKVVVLQNEASVRCGLKGQYWLQAGEDMLVLQDLETRRTVIEWPYKLLRRYGRDKMLFSIEAGRRCESGPGTFNFETRQSDEILRLIESAICQQKSLTVTGDRQSPHSPRSRSPRSPLPRRPESFTLLDTEGSNSPQPSDAKLPLNPNPADVLGPNIYASLNPVHTKPASPIGLTEPVYANPADSISSSKSAHSDPGGSISLIEPVYSNPAVLIGSHEPVYADIKTDPLPSHHRDESEPVYSDPADVIRPKPNNCVQANPTDVTDCRPVKTTPNNGKQQEPVYSVVYDHVRLNTSKRLDQETEEPIYSVPEIVQSTQNNNSQQNKMPEENQPIYSKVNKPPKTPQPFHEKKLSQTPEVVSEDLGMI is encoded by the exons ATGGACACTCACAGGAAACAAGGTGAAGTTTACTTACAACATCAGAAACATGGAGAG AAGTGGAAGCGATATTGGTTGACCCTTCATCCAGCTAGTCGGCACGGCGTTGCACGGTTAGAATTATCAGAGGCTGTTCGTGAACGGTCAACTGTGGTGGTCAGACGACATCCAGAGAAGAAAGTTGTCCGTCTGGCCGACTGCGTGACTGTTGTCAAGCTGCCTCCTCATGCAGAAGCTTGTCCAGGGGAAAACATGGCTGCTTTCTGTGTGGAGACAGAGGACAAGAGGCTTGTGTTTGCAGCAGAGAAAGAAAGCTGTGGAGAATGGGTGGACATAATATGTAACATTGCCTTTCAG AAACACACTAAAAGTGCACCACAGCCAGTGCCTCTTATGGAAGACAATCAGATCTACATGTCCAGAGAACAAT TGTCCGAGTTTAAAGTGGTTGTCCTGCAGAACGAGGCTTCAGTTCGATGTGGCCTGAAAGGACAGTACTGGCTACAAGCTGGTGAGGACATGCTAGTTCTTCAAGATCTGGAGACCAGGAGGACTGTAATAGAGTGGCCATACAAGCTGCTGCGCCGCTATGGCCGAGATAAG ATGCTGTTTTCTATAGAAGCAGGCAGGCGTTGTGAATCAGGCCCTGGAACCTTCAACTTTGAGACCAGACAGAGTGACGAGATCCTTCGCCTTATTGAGTCGGCTATTTGCCAACAGAAGAGCCTTACTGTTACTGGAGACAGGCAGTCGCCACATTCTCCACGTTCTCGTTCTCCTCGCTCACCCCTGCCCAGACGCCCGGAAAGTTTTACTTTGCTTGATACGGAGGGCAGCAACAGCCCTCAGCCTTCAGATGCAAAACTGCCCTTGAACCCTAATCCAGCAGATGTCCTTGGCCCAAACATATATGCTTCCTTAAATCCTGTACATACAAAACCTGCAAGTCCTATTGGCTTAACCGAACCTGTGTATGCAAACCCTGCAGATTCCATTAGCTCCTCAAAAAGCGCACACTCAGATCCTGGTGGCAGTATTAGCTTGATTGAGCCTGTGTATTCAAATCCTGCAGTTTTAATAGGCAGTCATGAACCTGTGTATGCAGATATAAAGACAGATCCTCTCCCGTCTCATCATAGGGATGAATCAGAACCAGTGTATTCTGATCCTGCAGATGTCATCCGCCCAAAACCTAACAATTGTGTCCAAGCCAACCCTACCGATGTGACTGACTGCCGGCCTGTCAAGACAACACCAAACAATGGCAAGCAGCAAGAACCTGTGTACTCTGTGGTGTACGACCATGTCAGACTAAACACAAGTAAAAGACTTGACCAGGAGACTGAGGAGCCCATTTATAGTGTACCTGAGATTGTACAGTCAACTCAAAACAATAACtctcaacaaaacaaaatgcctgaGGAGAACCAACCCATCTACAGCAAAGTTAACAAACCACCCAAAACCCCTCAGCCTTTCCATGAAAAGAAGCTAAGCCAAACACCGGAGGTCGTCTCTGAGGACCTTGGAATGATTTAA